A stretch of Myxococcus hansupus DNA encodes these proteins:
- a CDS encoding flavin-containing monooxygenase, which produces MSGNQTGQTFCIIGAGAAGLAVAKAFKAAGLPFEVLESASGLGGIWDAARADSPMSRNTHIIASKTIQAFPGFPMPATYPDYPSHALVLDYLRAYARHFGLEPHLRFNTRVARMEPSGTAWRVEVEGEAPREYAGVVVATGHDRLARVPRFPGEPTLQVLHSQDFKHPQQLWNKRVLVVGAGQSAADVLCESAMNAARTFHSTRRGFYCMPKYLMGRPTDTLLQLRAPTFLRRVAYALFFGFLKRRSRALGIPIPAAERGLVIPILGDQLHHHYTHGDIHHKGDVLRVEGDRVFFDDGTDEQIDVIFLATGYQPSYPFIDRKHLNWPESAHHPSLYLHIFPPETDMLFVAGLVRPVGAHWDIYESQGQLIAAYLQARTRAPDKARHLERVRRGPQPDLLAGIHFYNAQEYPLVVEKQEYLHHVGNHLRKLG; this is translated from the coding sequence ATGAGCGGGAATCAAACCGGTCAGACGTTTTGTATTATTGGCGCTGGCGCCGCGGGACTGGCTGTTGCAAAGGCATTCAAGGCGGCCGGACTGCCCTTCGAGGTGCTGGAGTCCGCCTCCGGGTTGGGTGGCATCTGGGATGCCGCGCGCGCGGACTCGCCCATGAGCCGCAACACGCACATCATCGCGTCCAAGACCATCCAGGCGTTCCCGGGCTTCCCCATGCCCGCCACGTACCCGGACTACCCCAGCCATGCGTTGGTGTTGGACTACCTGCGGGCCTACGCGCGGCACTTCGGGCTCGAGCCGCACCTTCGCTTCAACACCCGCGTGGCGCGCATGGAGCCGTCCGGCACGGCCTGGCGCGTGGAGGTGGAAGGCGAAGCACCGCGCGAATACGCCGGCGTGGTGGTGGCCACCGGGCATGACCGCCTGGCGCGCGTCCCCCGCTTCCCTGGCGAGCCCACGCTCCAGGTGCTGCACTCGCAGGACTTCAAGCACCCGCAGCAACTGTGGAACAAGCGCGTGCTCGTCGTGGGCGCGGGCCAGTCCGCGGCGGACGTCCTCTGCGAGTCCGCCATGAACGCCGCGCGCACCTTCCACAGCACGCGCCGGGGCTTCTACTGCATGCCCAAGTACCTGATGGGCCGGCCCACCGACACGCTGCTCCAGCTCCGGGCCCCCACCTTCCTGCGGCGCGTGGCCTATGCCCTGTTCTTCGGCTTCCTCAAGCGCCGCTCGCGCGCGCTGGGCATCCCCATTCCCGCGGCGGAGCGAGGTCTGGTCATCCCCATCCTCGGCGACCAGCTCCATCACCACTACACGCACGGCGACATCCACCATAAAGGAGACGTGCTGCGCGTCGAAGGCGACCGGGTGTTCTTCGATGACGGGACGGATGAGCAGATCGACGTCATCTTCCTCGCCACGGGCTATCAGCCCTCGTATCCCTTCATCGACCGGAAGCACCTCAACTGGCCGGAGAGCGCGCACCACCCTTCGCTCTACCTGCACATCTTCCCGCCCGAGACCGACATGCTGTTCGTCGCGGGGCTCGTGCGCCCCGTGGGCGCCCACTGGGACATCTACGAATCCCAGGGGCAGCTCATCGCGGCCTACCTGCAGGCTCGGACCCGAGCACCCGACAAGGCACGGCACCTGGAGCGCGTCCGCCGTGGCCCTCAACCGGACCTGCTCGCGGGCATCCACTTCTACAACGCCCAGGAGTATCCCCTGGTCGTCGAGAAGCAGGAGTACCTGCACCACGTCGGCAACCACCTGCGGAAGCTGGGCTGA
- a CDS encoding thioesterase II family protein translates to MREKWIYRRSIPTARLRLFCFPYAGGGASIYSRWQDAFADDIEVCAVELPGRRARLRETPIRQAEALVQATAGALSALQDLPFAFFGHSMGALLAFELALHLRRAGQPGPRALFLSAAAAPQLPRRHRPMWNLPDAEFLKELRHYGGTPEEVFADPAMVSLFLPALRADFELFDTYAYGGATLEDVPLYVYGGRDDVRVTPGSLRAWGEVAPGLQAVELFPGGHFYLHEQRAALIAGLRRELQAHVPGHLEVAG, encoded by the coding sequence ATGCGTGAAAAATGGATCTACCGTCGGTCGATCCCGACGGCGCGACTACGGCTGTTTTGCTTTCCGTACGCGGGGGGCGGTGCGTCCATCTACAGCCGGTGGCAGGACGCGTTCGCGGACGACATCGAGGTGTGCGCGGTGGAACTTCCGGGCCGGCGCGCCCGGCTTCGTGAAACGCCCATTCGTCAGGCGGAGGCCCTGGTCCAGGCCACGGCGGGGGCGCTGTCCGCGCTTCAGGATCTGCCCTTTGCCTTCTTCGGTCACAGCATGGGCGCGCTGCTGGCCTTCGAGCTGGCCTTGCACCTGCGTCGGGCCGGTCAGCCGGGGCCGCGCGCGCTCTTCCTCAGCGCCGCGGCGGCGCCCCAGCTCCCTCGGCGGCATCGGCCGATGTGGAACCTTCCCGACGCCGAGTTCCTCAAGGAGCTCCGCCACTACGGAGGCACGCCCGAGGAGGTCTTCGCCGATCCCGCGATGGTGTCCCTGTTCCTGCCGGCCCTGCGCGCCGACTTCGAGCTCTTCGATACCTACGCATACGGCGGCGCCACCCTGGAGGACGTCCCCCTTTACGTCTACGGCGGGCGAGACGACGTCCGGGTGACGCCCGGAAGCCTCCGAGCCTGGGGCGAGGTCGCGCCGGGGCTCCAGGCCGTGGAGCTGTTCCCAGGCGGGCACTTCTATCTGCACGAGCAGCGAGCCGCGCTCATCGCGGGCCTCCGCCGAGAGCTCCAGGCCCATGTGCCTGGGCATCTCGAGGTCGCCGGGTGA
- a CDS encoding methyltransferase domain-containing protein: MLTACNLTGRYLKWMVLLRAGHVLAPSRKLFFAFLSAFIGNLTPFYLLYVLRIAPLRARFLRAGLLLAADLATDAVAIVLLARVSTVPLLGAAALVFGVGAFALALFPSKSQERAVGLLPLVTSLFFAQGFAVLIWAVTGLSLWVALQSFGVDTAMVEALRIYAASHAEGAASVTLPGFLRVGRSMIALLMDGGVPVEKAVFAVALVRAFTYWLVILAALWGLLRLRRLFASRQEDANHFDLIADAYRANVPEHIRVRLLNRKIELNLHHLPREQYVRGVDAGCGQGWYLKEMRSQGYVVEGIDFSDNQVRQARMYLGEDAGGVRQGSISALPFADASQDFVYAVNVIHHLPGVEHQQQAFEEVRRVLRPGGRFVVHEMNVNNPLFRFYMSYVFPLLKDIDDGTEVWLKAPQGRFREGWTLVKTEYRTFLPDFIPEFAYRWLWGVERFLERNRHAAPFSAHVTFVLEKTVPPSATP, translated from the coding sequence GTGTTGACCGCGTGCAACCTGACGGGGCGGTATCTCAAATGGATGGTGTTGCTTCGGGCCGGGCACGTGCTTGCCCCGAGCCGCAAGCTGTTCTTCGCGTTCCTGTCCGCCTTCATCGGTAACCTGACGCCGTTCTATCTGCTGTATGTCTTGCGTATCGCGCCGTTGCGCGCGCGCTTCCTGCGCGCAGGGCTCCTGCTGGCGGCGGATCTCGCCACGGACGCGGTGGCCATCGTGCTGCTGGCCCGGGTGTCCACCGTCCCGTTGCTTGGCGCGGCGGCGCTCGTGTTCGGCGTGGGGGCGTTCGCGCTGGCGCTGTTCCCCAGCAAGAGCCAGGAGCGCGCGGTGGGATTGCTGCCCCTGGTCACCAGCCTGTTCTTCGCCCAGGGCTTCGCGGTGCTCATCTGGGCGGTGACGGGCCTGTCGCTGTGGGTGGCTCTCCAGTCATTCGGCGTGGACACCGCGATGGTGGAGGCCCTGCGCATCTACGCGGCCAGTCACGCGGAGGGCGCCGCCTCCGTGACGCTGCCGGGCTTCCTGCGCGTGGGCCGGAGCATGATTGCCCTGCTCATGGACGGGGGCGTGCCGGTGGAGAAGGCCGTCTTCGCGGTGGCGCTGGTGCGCGCCTTCACCTACTGGCTCGTCATCCTGGCCGCGCTCTGGGGGCTGCTGCGCCTGCGCCGCCTCTTCGCGAGCCGGCAGGAGGACGCCAATCACTTCGACCTGATCGCGGATGCGTACCGTGCCAACGTCCCCGAGCACATCCGCGTGCGCCTGCTGAACCGGAAGATCGAACTGAACCTGCACCACCTTCCTCGCGAGCAGTACGTCCGAGGCGTGGACGCGGGCTGCGGGCAGGGGTGGTACCTGAAGGAGATGCGCAGTCAGGGCTACGTGGTGGAGGGCATCGACTTTTCCGACAACCAGGTGCGGCAGGCCCGGATGTACCTGGGGGAGGATGCCGGCGGGGTGCGGCAGGGCTCCATCTCCGCGCTGCCCTTCGCGGACGCCTCACAGGACTTCGTCTATGCCGTCAACGTCATCCACCACCTGCCCGGGGTGGAGCACCAGCAGCAGGCGTTCGAGGAGGTCCGCCGGGTGCTGCGGCCCGGGGGGCGCTTCGTGGTGCACGAGATGAACGTGAACAACCCCCTGTTCCGCTTCTACATGAGCTACGTCTTCCCGCTGCTCAAGGACATCGACGACGGCACCGAGGTCTGGCTGAAGGCGCCGCAAGGCCGGTTCCGCGAAGGGTGGACGCTCGTGAAGACGGAGTACCGCACGTTCCTGCCCGACTTCATTCCGGAGTTCGCCTATCGATGGCTCT